The Thalassotalea nanhaiensis genome has a window encoding:
- the fdhF gene encoding formate dehydrogenase subunit alpha, with product MVAIYDPKAEQNQGLNSSSIVDLGTPFVDSAEQVTLTVDGQSISVPKGTSVMRAAALLNIAIPKLCASDNLESFGSCRLCAVEIEGRKGMPASCTTPVEQDMQVSTQNDKIARLRKNIMELYISDHPLDCLTCASNGDCELQDMAGTVGLREVRYGFDGDNHLSAAKDTSNPYFTFEPSKCIVCSRCVRACEQVQGTFALTVDGRGFDSKISTGYNNDFISSDCVSCGACIQACPTSTLMENSIIEQGQPEHKVTTTCAYCGVGCSFDAHMQGEKVVRMVPSKDGQANHGHSCVKGRFAFGYATHQDRITTPMVRDHIDQPWREVSWEEAIQFAASKLKGIQQKYGKDSIGGITSSRCTNEETYLVQKLIRAAFGNNNTDTCARVCHSPTGFGLKATLGESAGTQTFDSVMKADAIIVIGANPTDAHPVFGSLLKKRLRQGAKLIIADPRKIDLGKSPHVHLDHHLPLRPGTNVAFINAMAHVIVDEGLEDKDFIAQRCQTDAYQQWYNFIKDSRHSPERTAEITGIDANELRLAARLYANANNAAIYYGLGVTEHSQGSSMVMGIANLALLTGNIGREGVGVNPLRGQNNVQGSCDMGSFPHELPGYQHVSNDLLRDKFEQHWQVTIDSEPGLRIPNMFDAAIDGTFKGLYCQGEDIAQSDPNTHHVQAALGSLECLIVQDIFLNETAKFAHVFLPGSSFLEKDGTFTNAERRINRVRKVMTPLAGLADWQATMALSNALGYEMNYQHPSEIMDEIAQLTPTFSGVSYEKLEQQTSIQWPCNDENPIGTPTMHVDNFPIGKATFAITEYVATSERANRKFPLLLTTGRILSQYNVGAQTRRTDNQAWHDKDVLEIHPHDAQERGIVDGDWLGINSRSGDTVLIAKITERMQPGVVYTTFHHPESGANVVTTDNSDWATNCPEYKVTAVQVNKVSSPSKWQERNQEHHIKQTNYLPKKKKITQ from the coding sequence ATGGTTGCTATTTATGATCCAAAAGCAGAGCAAAACCAAGGGTTAAACTCGAGCAGCATTGTTGATTTAGGAACACCATTTGTTGATTCTGCTGAGCAGGTTACGTTAACAGTAGATGGTCAAAGTATATCGGTACCCAAAGGTACCTCGGTAATGCGTGCAGCAGCCTTGTTAAATATCGCCATCCCAAAACTATGTGCCTCAGATAATTTAGAATCATTTGGCTCATGTCGACTTTGTGCAGTGGAAATAGAGGGCCGTAAAGGCATGCCTGCTTCCTGTACAACTCCCGTAGAACAAGACATGCAAGTATCTACGCAAAATGACAAAATTGCGCGCCTGCGTAAAAATATCATGGAACTGTACATTTCTGATCACCCGTTGGATTGTTTAACCTGTGCAAGTAATGGCGATTGTGAATTACAAGACATGGCTGGTACGGTTGGTTTACGTGAAGTAAGGTATGGTTTTGATGGTGATAATCACCTTAGTGCAGCTAAAGATACGTCTAACCCTTATTTTACCTTTGAGCCGAGCAAATGTATTGTTTGCTCTCGTTGTGTCCGTGCCTGTGAGCAAGTGCAGGGAACCTTTGCTTTAACCGTTGATGGTAGAGGCTTTGACTCAAAAATATCAACCGGATATAACAACGATTTTATCAGTTCAGATTGTGTTTCTTGTGGCGCCTGTATACAAGCCTGCCCGACATCAACCTTAATGGAAAATAGCATTATTGAACAAGGACAACCCGAACATAAAGTTACCACAACTTGTGCTTACTGCGGTGTTGGTTGTTCATTTGATGCACATATGCAAGGTGAAAAGGTTGTGCGTATGGTGCCGTCAAAGGATGGCCAAGCCAACCATGGCCATTCTTGTGTGAAGGGACGTTTTGCGTTTGGTTATGCCACCCATCAAGACCGTATTACCACACCTATGGTTAGAGATCATATAGACCAACCTTGGCGTGAAGTGAGCTGGGAAGAAGCAATTCAATTTGCCGCCTCTAAGCTAAAAGGCATTCAACAAAAATACGGTAAAGATAGTATTGGTGGTATTACGTCTTCTCGTTGTACCAATGAAGAAACCTATCTAGTACAAAAGTTGATTAGAGCTGCGTTCGGTAACAACAATACCGACACCTGTGCACGAGTATGTCATTCACCAACCGGTTTTGGCTTAAAAGCGACACTTGGAGAATCTGCTGGTACGCAAACGTTTGATTCGGTAATGAAAGCTGATGCTATTATCGTTATTGGCGCTAACCCAACCGATGCTCACCCAGTATTTGGCTCTTTATTAAAGAAACGATTACGACAAGGGGCAAAACTTATTATTGCCGATCCTCGTAAAATTGATTTAGGCAAAAGCCCACATGTGCATTTGGACCATCACCTACCTTTACGCCCTGGCACCAATGTAGCATTTATAAATGCAATGGCACATGTCATTGTAGATGAAGGCTTAGAAGATAAAGACTTTATTGCACAACGCTGTCAAACCGACGCTTACCAACAATGGTATAACTTTATAAAAGACTCTCGTCATTCGCCAGAGCGTACTGCCGAAATTACCGGTATTGATGCTAACGAATTACGCCTGGCTGCCCGCTTATATGCCAATGCTAACAATGCAGCCATTTACTATGGCTTGGGAGTGACAGAGCATTCGCAAGGCTCAAGCATGGTTATGGGCATAGCAAACTTAGCATTACTCACCGGCAATATTGGCCGAGAAGGCGTTGGCGTTAACCCATTACGTGGTCAAAATAACGTACAGGGCTCATGCGACATGGGCTCGTTCCCTCATGAACTACCAGGATACCAACATGTAAGTAATGATTTATTGCGCGATAAATTTGAGCAGCATTGGCAAGTTACCATCGATTCTGAACCAGGACTGCGTATTCCTAATATGTTTGATGCTGCCATTGATGGCACGTTCAAAGGTTTATATTGCCAAGGTGAAGATATTGCACAATCTGATCCTAATACCCATCATGTACAAGCGGCATTAGGCTCTTTGGAATGTTTGATCGTACAAGATATTTTCCTTAACGAAACGGCAAAATTTGCCCATGTGTTTTTACCCGGGTCTTCATTTTTAGAAAAAGATGGTACGTTTACCAATGCTGAACGCCGTATTAACCGCGTCAGAAAAGTTATGACTCCACTTGCCGGCTTAGCTGACTGGCAAGCGACGATGGCACTTTCAAATGCACTTGGCTATGAAATGAACTACCAACATCCAAGTGAAATTATGGATGAAATTGCCCAGCTCACACCAACCTTTAGTGGTGTAAGTTATGAAAAGTTGGAGCAGCAAACTAGTATTCAGTGGCCGTGTAATGATGAAAATCCAATTGGCACACCAACCATGCATGTAGATAACTTCCCTATTGGTAAAGCTACATTTGCCATTACAGAATATGTCGCGACAAGTGAACGAGCGAATCGTAAATTTCCGTTACTATTAACAACTGGACGCATACTGTCGCAATACAATGTAGGTGCTCAAACACGACGTACCGACAACCAAGCTTGGCACGACAAGGATGTATTGGAAATTCATCCACATGATGCTCAGGAAAGAGGTATTGTTGATGGCGATTGGTTAGGCATAAATAGTCGCTCTGGTGATACCGTTCTTATTGCAAAAATTACTGAGCGTATGCAACCTGGTGTTGTTTATACCACATTTCATCACCCTGAAAGTGGTGCCAATGTGGTTACTACCGACAATTCAGATTGGGCCACAAACTGTCCAGAATATAAAGTGACTGCTGTACAGGTAAATAAGGTTTCATCGCCTTCAAAATGGCAAGAGCGAAATCAAGAACACCATATTAAGCAAACAAATTACTTGCCCAAAAAGAAAAAAATAACGCAATGA
- a CDS encoding alpha/beta fold hydrolase codes for MNTAMLYHKTYLHPDSKEWVVFVHGAGGSSSIWFKQIKEYKKHFNLVFIDLRGHGRSAAVSFKEMLKNGYTFNDVALDIVQVLDHLKIKGAHFVGISLGTILIQKLAELAPNRVKTMVLGGAVTRFDFRSNTLVKIGDFFKHVMPYMWLYRLFAYILMPQKGQVESRGMFIKDAKKLCQKEFKRWFKLAADVNPLMKYYKENETNTPTLYLMGENDHMFMRPVKEMVAKHSRSQLTEISNCGHVCNVEKPQEFNQHSIEFIKNNGQQNS; via the coding sequence ATGAACACTGCAATGCTTTATCACAAAACTTATTTACACCCAGACAGCAAAGAATGGGTAGTTTTTGTGCATGGCGCTGGCGGCAGTTCTAGTATTTGGTTTAAGCAAATCAAAGAATACAAAAAACACTTCAATTTGGTATTTATTGATTTACGCGGTCATGGCCGTTCGGCTGCGGTTTCCTTCAAAGAGATGCTAAAAAACGGTTACACCTTTAATGATGTTGCGCTGGATATTGTGCAAGTCCTTGATCACTTAAAAATTAAAGGCGCTCACTTTGTTGGTATTTCACTTGGTACAATATTAATTCAAAAGTTAGCTGAACTTGCACCTAACCGAGTTAAAACAATGGTGCTAGGTGGTGCCGTAACTCGCTTTGATTTTCGCTCGAATACACTGGTTAAAATTGGTGACTTCTTTAAGCATGTAATGCCTTATATGTGGTTATATCGATTATTCGCATATATTCTAATGCCTCAAAAGGGGCAGGTTGAATCTCGAGGCATGTTTATTAAAGATGCAAAAAAACTGTGTCAAAAAGAGTTTAAGCGTTGGTTTAAGCTTGCCGCTGATGTGAACCCATTAATGAAGTACTACAAAGAGAATGAAACCAATACGCCAACATTATATTTAATGGGAGAAAATGATCATATGTTCATGCGGCCTGTAAAAGAAATGGTTGCCAAGCATAGTCGTAGTCAATTAACAGAGATTAGTAATTGTGGGCATGTATGTAATGTAGAAAAACCACAAGAGTTTAATCAACACTCCATTGAATTCATTAAAAACAATGGCCAACAAAACAGTTAA
- a CDS encoding diguanylate cyclase, translated as MKLNLPQILLILSVLFSAKVFAENKQMDFYFSPNWSPLNWTDEQGKLQGINIDFANLISTKVGYKANISKVPYWPQVLENIESANGDLTLGGTAHDDWEKQFLLSKPYVSFPLAIASRNQSQFFADISFLAGKKVAVGATYTVRHILETDYQDVIIVPVATTYQGLDLLEQGQVDAVLDILPVLMQRLRDKSYKNIDIGGVFSEKLELLALINKDKPEVLQVVNQAIDNITVAEKKAILDIWLHNKLQVEHDDQIVHLIVLILLLLLIGLFVRQSKLKKKHRALSSAYIRDTLTNTYSRGYAQELLSRCFADAKRNNIIASVVMFDIDYFKNINDSYNHAIGDKILIEFSQLIEKNIETNDSFGRWGGEEFILICPNTSSHQAVVLSEKLRSLVENHTFSNDIRISFSAGVVQLDAGLTIKLALDMADNALYQSKRNGRNQVTLASEAVTGIS; from the coding sequence ATGAAACTAAACCTACCGCAAATATTATTAATACTTAGCGTTCTATTCTCAGCTAAAGTGTTCGCTGAAAATAAACAAATGGATTTTTACTTTTCTCCCAATTGGTCGCCGCTAAATTGGACTGATGAGCAAGGAAAACTACAGGGTATTAATATTGACTTTGCCAACTTGATTTCGACTAAAGTTGGTTATAAAGCAAACATTTCTAAAGTACCATACTGGCCGCAAGTGCTAGAGAATATTGAATCAGCTAATGGAGACTTAACCTTAGGTGGTACTGCACACGATGATTGGGAAAAACAATTTCTGTTATCAAAGCCTTATGTTAGTTTTCCGCTAGCCATTGCATCACGAAATCAATCTCAGTTTTTCGCCGACATTTCATTTTTAGCGGGAAAAAAAGTGGCCGTGGGTGCTACGTATACCGTTAGGCACATACTAGAAACAGACTATCAAGATGTCATTATCGTGCCCGTTGCAACAACCTATCAAGGATTGGACTTATTAGAGCAAGGTCAAGTTGATGCAGTTTTAGATATTTTGCCGGTACTCATGCAAAGGCTTAGGGATAAGTCTTACAAAAATATAGACATAGGAGGGGTTTTTTCTGAAAAGTTGGAATTGCTGGCTCTTATTAATAAAGATAAGCCTGAAGTGCTGCAGGTGGTTAACCAAGCAATTGATAACATCACAGTAGCAGAGAAAAAGGCGATATTAGACATTTGGTTGCACAATAAGTTACAGGTTGAACACGACGATCAAATCGTTCATCTAATCGTATTAATCCTTTTATTGTTATTGATAGGGTTGTTTGTTCGACAAAGCAAACTAAAGAAAAAACACAGAGCATTATCAAGTGCTTACATTAGAGATACGCTAACAAATACCTATAGCCGAGGTTATGCACAAGAGTTGCTAAGTCGCTGTTTTGCAGATGCTAAACGCAATAATATTATTGCATCAGTTGTTATGTTTGACATTGATTACTTTAAAAACATAAACGACAGTTATAACCATGCCATTGGTGATAAAATTTTAATTGAATTTAGTCAATTAATTGAAAAAAATATTGAGACCAATGACTCCTTCGGGCGATGGGGAGGAGAGGAATTTATCTTAATCTGCCCAAATACCAGCAGTCATCAAGCTGTAGTGTTATCTGAAAAACTGCGTAGCTTAGTGGAAAATCATACCTTTTCTAACGATATTAGGATCAGCTTCAGTGCTGGTGTGGTGCAACTTGATGCCGGTCTGACAATTAAGTTAGCGTTAGATATGGCTGATAACGCGCTATATCAATCGAAACGTAACGGTAGAAATCAGGTAACTCTAGCGAGTGAAGCTGTTACTGGTATTTCATAA
- a CDS encoding DUF3718 domain-containing protein, translating into MTFTKLSILALLIGATPVTLASQYKFVATDKDPNTKICIAAAENNLLRYMRLVKHHGFTYQVIADHLKCNEQNIADFAYSFSSTRTAKFIDAYRKDSTSFSNVAVHSPSQINQGVKVIYITAK; encoded by the coding sequence ATGACGTTTACCAAATTGTCGATTTTAGCTCTATTAATTGGAGCCACACCTGTAACTTTAGCAAGCCAATATAAATTTGTTGCTACTGACAAAGATCCAAATACTAAAATATGTATTGCTGCAGCCGAAAACAACCTACTTCGTTATATGAGATTAGTAAAACATCATGGCTTTACTTATCAAGTAATTGCAGATCACCTTAAGTGTAATGAACAAAATATAGCTGACTTTGCTTACTCTTTTAGCTCGACACGAACGGCAAAATTCATTGACGCCTATAGGAAGGACTCAACTTCATTTAGCAATGTCGCTGTACATTCGCCAAGCCAAATAAATCAAGGTGTGAAAGTTATCTATATTACCGCAAAGTAA
- a CDS encoding formate dehydrogenase subunit delta: MSTKLNNIIKMCNQISDNIGHHLTPTQAADKVVNHLTLFWAKSMKTDLIKYYQNDGSGLNDISKLAVAKLSQ, encoded by the coding sequence ATGAGCACAAAACTAAACAACATTATCAAAATGTGTAATCAAATATCCGATAATATTGGCCATCATCTAACGCCAACACAAGCGGCAGATAAAGTAGTAAATCATTTAACCCTATTTTGGGCTAAATCAATGAAAACTGATTTGATAAAATATTATCAGAATGATGGCTCAGGGCTTAATGATATTTCAAAGTTAGCCGTAGCAAAGTTAAGCCAGTAA
- a CDS encoding MaoC family dehydratase, translating to MNVVEFIREQREQFQQRNNEFRASLQPKFKNITGLLSDKFKPLTNTLNNPWLSRASFQEQDEDQKSEQVVQTPAAAKAYCQLSEQIGEETHLGEWFSLDQECINQFAKVTHDEQWIHTDPERAAKESPFKATIAHGFLTLSLIPKLTNTVEPEANPYPDARMVINFGLNQVRFPFPVKANSRVRARTRLIELKPMKKSIEVVNEISVEVEGSKRLACVAETVLRLYY from the coding sequence ATGAACGTTGTCGAATTTATTCGCGAACAAAGGGAGCAGTTTCAGCAACGAAACAACGAATTTAGGGCCAGTTTACAGCCTAAGTTTAAAAACATTACTGGTCTTTTGTCAGATAAATTTAAGCCGTTAACAAACACTCTAAATAACCCTTGGTTATCACGTGCAAGTTTTCAAGAACAAGACGAAGACCAAAAAAGTGAACAAGTTGTTCAAACCCCTGCGGCTGCCAAAGCGTATTGCCAATTAAGCGAACAAATAGGCGAAGAAACCCACTTAGGTGAGTGGTTCTCCTTAGATCAAGAATGCATAAATCAATTTGCTAAAGTTACCCATGATGAACAGTGGATTCATACTGATCCTGAACGTGCTGCTAAAGAGTCGCCGTTTAAAGCAACTATAGCGCATGGCTTTTTAACGTTATCGCTTATACCTAAGTTAACCAATACGGTCGAGCCAGAAGCTAATCCATACCCTGATGCTCGTATGGTGATTAATTTTGGTCTAAACCAAGTTCGTTTTCCCTTTCCTGTAAAGGCAAACTCGAGAGTTCGAGCTAGAACGCGATTAATTGAATTAAAACCAATGAAGAAAAGTATTGAAGTCGTGAATGAAATTAGCGTTGAAGTAGAAGGCTCAAAACGCTTGGCCTGCGTTGCAGAAACCGTTTTAAGGCTGTATTACTAA
- the fdhD gene encoding formate dehydrogenase accessory sulfurtransferase FdhD: MNVQQVTKKTRTTTQTQVDTDWVISEQAIALVYNGISHAVMMATPDDLHDFALGFSLNEGIIERETDLLDFEVKQQTNGLELNITLNSRQFSALKNKRRSLAGNSGCGLCGVESLEQTVKSRLCLPKSSLITLSACQHAIEQFIDKQVLRQKVGGVHGAAFCSTETGEVLLIREDVGRHNSLDKLIGALVKNKQQLTPDKGFILVSSRASYEMVDKTIAAGINHLVSMSAATSKAIDWAEQHQLNLIAFASSTRQVIYADNTIS, from the coding sequence ATGAATGTTCAGCAAGTAACGAAAAAAACAAGAACGACAACACAAACTCAGGTAGACACTGACTGGGTTATTAGTGAGCAAGCTATTGCTTTGGTGTATAACGGTATTTCGCATGCTGTAATGATGGCCACTCCTGATGATTTACACGATTTTGCTCTAGGGTTTAGTTTAAATGAAGGCATTATAGAACGAGAAACTGACTTATTAGATTTTGAGGTTAAACAGCAAACAAATGGTCTAGAGTTAAATATTACCCTTAACTCTAGACAGTTTTCTGCCTTAAAAAACAAACGTCGTAGTTTAGCGGGTAATAGTGGTTGTGGTTTGTGTGGTGTAGAGTCATTAGAGCAAACGGTTAAATCACGCCTCTGTTTACCGAAAAGTTCATTGATCACTTTATCCGCGTGTCAACATGCTATTGAGCAGTTTATCGATAAGCAGGTACTTAGACAGAAAGTTGGCGGTGTACACGGCGCTGCTTTTTGCTCAACCGAAACGGGTGAGGTGCTGTTAATTCGAGAAGATGTGGGCCGTCATAATTCTCTTGATAAGTTAATTGGTGCATTAGTTAAAAATAAGCAGCAATTGACGCCTGATAAGGGATTTATATTAGTGTCCAGCAGAGCAAGTTATGAAATGGTCGATAAGACCATTGCTGCGGGTATTAATCATTTAGTGAGTATGTCTGCAGCCACAAGTAAAGCAATTGATTGGGCTGAGCAACATCAATTAAACTTAATTGCATTTGCAAGTAGTACCCGACAAGTTATCTATGCTGATAACACAATAAGCTAG
- a CDS encoding formate dehydrogenase subunit gamma, with protein MTTDEINYKIQQIVDNKKNLPGALLPILHDIQHEFGFIPEQAISIVAYSLNQSDAEIFGVISFYAHFRMKQTGRHVIEICRGEACQSMGSGALEAAAQSQLNIEYNQTTKDNNFTLEPVYCLGNCACAPSVKVADKVYGRMNSEKFTKLTDTLATYKINVGELA; from the coding sequence ATGACCACTGATGAAATAAACTATAAAATTCAACAGATTGTTGATAATAAAAAAAACTTACCTGGTGCTCTGTTACCTATTCTTCATGATATTCAACATGAATTTGGCTTCATTCCTGAGCAAGCAATATCTATCGTTGCTTATTCATTAAATCAAAGCGATGCTGAAATTTTTGGCGTGATAAGCTTTTATGCTCACTTTAGAATGAAACAAACAGGTCGTCACGTTATCGAAATATGCCGAGGCGAGGCTTGTCAGTCAATGGGCTCCGGTGCATTAGAGGCTGCAGCTCAATCTCAACTTAACATTGAATATAATCAAACAACTAAAGACAACAACTTTACCTTAGAGCCAGTTTACTGCCTAGGCAACTGTGCATGCGCTCCCTCAGTAAAAGTTGCTGACAAAGTATATGGCCGAATGAACAGTGAAAAATTTACCAAGCTTACCGACACGCTTGCCACTTATAAAATAAATGTTGGGGAGCTCGCATAG
- a CDS encoding DUF1326 domain-containing protein — protein MSDENSWALSMHQIESCSCSHGCGCQFGGFPSSANGGCDAILGWQVIKGHFNDLDLSGLKAVFVAMWPKAMHDGDGKGALFIDRAASEEQVTALATIFSGQAGGMPVEAIATLFSEFDGPIISDIEMDPQDYKSTVSISGVLETGQAPHINPVTGDENKVHITFPSGGFMWNDGFVGKTTSLKVEHGNLSFNYSDTFAAKAVVNWPT, from the coding sequence ATGTCTGATGAAAATTCTTGGGCATTATCCATGCACCAGATTGAAAGTTGTAGCTGTAGTCATGGATGTGGATGCCAATTTGGCGGCTTTCCGAGCAGTGCGAATGGCGGCTGTGATGCCATTTTAGGTTGGCAGGTAATAAAAGGTCATTTTAACGATTTAGATCTGTCTGGTTTAAAAGCTGTATTTGTCGCTATGTGGCCAAAAGCCATGCATGATGGCGACGGTAAAGGCGCACTATTTATTGATAGAGCCGCAAGTGAAGAGCAAGTAACAGCGTTAGCGACGATTTTCTCAGGCCAAGCAGGCGGTATGCCAGTTGAAGCTATCGCAACATTGTTTTCTGAATTTGACGGACCGATAATCAGCGATATTGAAATGGATCCACAAGATTATAAGTCTACCGTTTCAATTTCAGGTGTTTTAGAAACCGGACAAGCGCCACATATCAACCCAGTAACAGGTGATGAAAATAAAGTACACATTACCTTTCCTAGTGGTGGTTTTATGTGGAATGATGGTTTTGTTGGAAAAACAACATCGTTAAAAGTAGAGCATGGCAATTTATCGTTTAATTATTCAGACACATTTGCTGCCAAAGCTGTTGTTAATTGGCCTACTTAA
- a CDS encoding formate dehydrogenase beta subunit: MAITLFVPRDTSALSMGADDVVQALKFQCQDLTDDVTIVRNGSRGLFYLEPLVEVLTPKGRVAYGPVQIEDVESLLAQGLLNGNSDHPLYLGLTEEIPYLAKQQRLTFSRAGIIDPININDYIEHEGFSGLSKALAMFEQGSDNGQQKIVDEIKTSGLRGRGGAAFPTGIKWQTVLDAKSTSEAQQKYIVCNADEGDSGTFSDRLLMEADPFSLIEGMIIAGLAVGANQGYIYLRSEYPQANIILEQAINTAYQQNFLGNNIQQSGQKFDLEVRIGAGAYICGEETSLLESLEGKRGLVRAKPPLPAIEGLFGQPTIVNNVISLATIPTILAQGAQYYQDFGVGRSRGTLPFQLAGNIKQGGLVELAFGTTLAELINDFGAGSYSGVPLKAIQVGGPLGAYLPENQWATELDYEAFAKIDAVLGHGGIVAFDDTVDMTAQARFAMEFCVAESCGKCTPCRIGSVRGVEVINKMTKAQQQSENSAEELAELNTLLVDLCDTMVDGSLCAMGGMTPIPVRSIMNHFSDDFVATADKFNAKEIN; encoded by the coding sequence ATGGCTATTACTCTATTTGTTCCACGAGATACTTCAGCATTATCAATGGGTGCGGACGATGTTGTTCAAGCGTTAAAGTTTCAATGCCAAGACTTAACCGATGATGTAACAATAGTGCGAAATGGCTCTAGGGGCTTGTTTTATCTTGAACCTCTAGTAGAAGTGCTTACACCAAAAGGGCGCGTTGCTTACGGGCCAGTGCAAATTGAAGATGTTGAGTCATTACTTGCTCAAGGTTTATTAAATGGAAACTCCGATCATCCCTTATATTTAGGCTTGACTGAAGAAATTCCCTACCTTGCTAAACAGCAGCGCTTAACGTTTAGTCGTGCGGGGATTATCGACCCGATTAATATCAACGATTATATCGAACATGAAGGCTTTTCCGGCTTATCAAAAGCGTTAGCAATGTTTGAGCAAGGCAGTGACAACGGCCAGCAAAAAATAGTCGATGAAATAAAAACCTCAGGTTTACGAGGACGAGGCGGCGCGGCATTTCCGACAGGTATAAAATGGCAAACCGTACTAGATGCCAAATCAACCTCTGAAGCACAACAAAAATACATTGTTTGTAATGCCGATGAAGGCGACTCAGGAACATTTTCTGATCGTTTATTAATGGAGGCCGATCCGTTTAGTTTAATTGAAGGGATGATCATCGCTGGTTTAGCGGTTGGTGCCAACCAAGGTTATATTTATTTACGCTCGGAATACCCACAGGCTAACATTATTTTAGAGCAAGCGATTAATACCGCCTACCAACAGAATTTTCTAGGTAATAACATTCAACAAAGTGGCCAAAAATTTGATTTGGAAGTGCGCATAGGTGCTGGCGCATACATCTGTGGTGAAGAAACATCATTGCTGGAAAGCCTTGAAGGTAAACGAGGTTTAGTGCGGGCGAAACCGCCATTGCCTGCAATTGAAGGCTTATTCGGCCAACCAACAATTGTTAATAATGTGATTAGCTTAGCGACCATACCGACTATTCTTGCCCAAGGCGCTCAATACTATCAAGATTTTGGCGTTGGCCGATCGCGCGGCACACTACCATTTCAATTGGCAGGAAATATAAAGCAAGGTGGTTTGGTTGAACTGGCATTTGGTACCACGTTAGCTGAATTGATTAATGATTTTGGAGCGGGAAGTTATAGCGGAGTCCCATTAAAAGCAATTCAAGTAGGCGGCCCTCTTGGTGCATATCTTCCTGAAAATCAATGGGCTACTGAACTTGATTACGAAGCGTTTGCAAAAATTGACGCTGTGTTAGGTCATGGCGGTATTGTTGCGTTTGACGATACCGTCGACATGACCGCTCAAGCCCGCTTTGCAATGGAATTTTGTGTAGCCGAATCCTGCGGAAAATGTACTCCATGTCGCATTGGCTCGGTAAGGGGCGTAGAAGTTATTAATAAGATGACAAAGGCTCAACAACAAAGTGAAAACTCAGCAGAAGAGCTTGCCGAGCTTAATACCTTGTTGGTTGATCTTTGCGATACAATGGTCGATGGCTCTTTATGTGCCATGGGAGGTATGACGCCTATCCCTGTGCGCAGTATTATGAATCACTTTAGCGATGACTTCGTGGCTACAGCTGATAAATTCAATGCCAAGGAGATAAACTAA
- a CDS encoding DUF2182 domain-containing protein: protein MNMEPVATWSYADIGLLFIMWAIMMAGMMLPSALPVILLIDKINQQRQQHGASFTPTFFFSIGYLIAWAIYSVLITIIQTWLHHLELLSPMMDSANIQFSALILIVAGIYQFSAFKQQCLNLCRSPLSLLTGDWQEGIKGAVSLGIKHGSYCVGCCWFLMAILFVTGVMNLQWILILTLVVLVEKALPKGEIISKYLGALLILLGLSYLF from the coding sequence ATGAATATGGAGCCAGTGGCTACTTGGTCATATGCTGATATTGGGCTTTTATTTATTATGTGGGCCATTATGATGGCAGGCATGATGTTGCCATCTGCCCTGCCTGTTATTTTACTTATTGATAAAATAAACCAACAACGTCAACAGCACGGAGCAAGCTTCACACCTACATTTTTCTTTTCTATCGGCTACCTAATTGCGTGGGCTATTTATAGTGTTCTGATCACCATCATTCAAACCTGGTTGCATCACTTGGAGTTGCTCAGCCCGATGATGGATAGTGCGAATATACAATTTAGTGCCCTCATCCTTATCGTTGCCGGTATATATCAATTCAGTGCTTTTAAACAACAATGTTTAAACTTGTGCCGCTCGCCACTTTCCCTGTTAACCGGAGACTGGCAAGAAGGGATAAAAGGTGCAGTCAGTTTAGGGATAAAACATGGCAGCTATTGCGTGGGTTGCTGTTGGTTTTTAATGGCAATTTTATTTGTTACCGGGGTAATGAACTTACAATGGATTTTAATTCTTACGCTAGTGGTGTTGGTGGAAAAGGCTTTACCCAAAGGGGAGATTATTAGTAAGTATTTAGGGGCTTTGTTAATACTGCTTGGACTTAGTTACTTATTCTAG